A genomic window from Prochlorococcus sp. RS04 includes:
- a CDS encoding glucose-6-phosphate isomerase, which yields MNGDLNSWDKFCNYLWFDKKLNIWLDISKINFTNEEIKNLEEKFEDVFSSIKELENGAISNIDENRQVGHYWLRNPSISPSSKIGEEISADIDSISDFGKEILNGDIKNKYQQNYTDVLWIGIGGSGLGPLLITESLQKCSRGLNFSYIDNVDPFLISEKLEELSEKLSTTLFVVVSKSGGTPEPRIAMEIIKSHCENNSLEWNSNAIAITMKDSKLFKKATSENWLKIFNLQDWVGGRTSITSSVGLLPLALINENIFEFIRGASLMDEATRISDFKNNPAALLSSAWYLTGDGVGKRDMVVLPYRDRLQVFSKYLQQLVMESLGKKFNRNGEVVNQGISVFGNKGSTDQHAYVQQLRDGIDNFFCIFIELLDSPSTNIFDEKENPKEYLSGFLQGTRSALSSEDRQSITITLEKLNCFSLGALIALFERAVSFYAELVNINAYDQPGVEAGKKAAANIIEYQQKVSNLLDEGGEYSINDITSLFDNSVSEPIFFILREMCFGNDNYLVKGDWSNPNSLVIQKINS from the coding sequence ATGAATGGAGATTTAAACTCATGGGATAAATTTTGTAATTATCTTTGGTTTGATAAAAAATTAAATATTTGGTTAGACATAAGCAAAATTAATTTCACAAATGAAGAAATAAAAAATTTAGAAGAGAAATTTGAAGATGTATTTTCATCAATAAAAGAATTAGAAAATGGTGCAATCTCAAATATTGATGAAAATAGACAAGTTGGACATTATTGGCTTAGAAATCCATCAATTTCACCATCTTCAAAAATAGGTGAAGAAATTAGCGCAGATATTGATTCAATCTCTGATTTTGGGAAAGAAATTTTAAATGGAGATATTAAGAATAAATATCAACAGAACTATACTGATGTTTTATGGATTGGAATTGGTGGAAGTGGTTTAGGACCATTACTTATTACAGAGTCACTGCAGAAGTGCTCTAGAGGCTTAAATTTTTCTTATATCGATAATGTTGATCCTTTTTTAATTAGCGAAAAGTTAGAAGAGTTATCTGAAAAATTATCCACAACATTATTTGTAGTAGTAAGCAAATCAGGTGGTACGCCTGAACCTAGAATTGCTATGGAAATTATTAAAAGTCATTGTGAAAATAATTCTCTTGAATGGAATTCTAATGCTATAGCCATAACGATGAAAGATAGTAAATTATTTAAAAAGGCCACTTCTGAAAATTGGTTAAAAATATTTAATTTGCAAGATTGGGTTGGAGGAAGAACAAGTATTACAAGCTCTGTGGGATTACTTCCATTAGCTCTTATTAATGAAAATATATTTGAATTCATTAGAGGTGCATCATTAATGGATGAGGCCACGCGTATAAGTGATTTTAAAAATAATCCCGCAGCATTATTGTCATCTGCTTGGTATTTAACTGGAGATGGCGTTGGGAAGAGAGATATGGTCGTATTACCATATAGAGATAGGTTACAGGTATTTAGTAAATATCTTCAGCAATTAGTAATGGAATCATTAGGTAAGAAATTTAATAGGAATGGTGAAGTAGTTAATCAAGGTATTTCCGTTTTTGGTAATAAAGGATCTACAGATCAGCATGCTTATGTTCAACAACTGAGAGATGGTATTGATAATTTCTTTTGTATTTTTATTGAATTATTAGATTCTCCATCTACTAATATTTTTGATGAAAAAGAGAATCCTAAAGAATATCTTTCTGGTTTTTTGCAAGGAACCAGATCAGCACTCTCTAGTGAAGACAGACAAAGTATCACTATTACTTTAGAAAAGTTAAATTGTTTTTCACTAGGGGCCTTAATCGCTTTATTTGAGAGGGCTGTATCCTTCTACGCTGAATTGGTAAATATAAATGCATATGATCAACCTGGAGTTGAAGCTGGAAAGAAAGCAGCTGCAAATATTATTGAGTATCAACAAAAAGTAAGTAATTTATTAGATGAAGGTGGAGAATATTCTATAAATGACATAACATCATTATTTGATAATTCAGTTAGTGAACCTATATTTTTTATACTCCGTGAAATGTGTTTCGGTAATGATAATTATTTAGTTAAAGGCGATTGGTCAAATCCAAATTCATTAGTTATTCAAAAAATAAATTCTTAA
- the argC gene encoding N-acetyl-gamma-glutamyl-phosphate reductase: MNVAIVGATGYGGIQAVNLLKKNKKYNISFLGGNKTSGSKWNDNFPFIYLENDPYIEEISVDNISKNADVALLCLPNGLSSTLTRKLLDRGLKVIDLSADYRYKSLDEWKKVYSKEAAIYKRNDNDLCKEAVYGLPEINKEAISKGRLIACPGCYPTSALIPLVPYLSQGIIENEGIVIDSKSGTSGGGREPNQKLLLSECGEGLSAYGLINHRHTSEIEQVASLISGNKIELLFTPHLVPIVRGMHSTIYGRLRDPGLTSDDCRILLDNYYRNFKNIKVLPVDTFPSTKWVKNTNQIFLSVKVDIRNGRIIILSVIDNLLKGQTGQAIQNLNIISGFSMNEGLDLTNNFP, from the coding sequence TTTAAAGAAAAATAAAAAATACAATATTTCATTTTTAGGTGGAAATAAAACATCTGGTTCAAAGTGGAATGATAATTTTCCTTTTATTTATTTAGAAAATGATCCTTATATAGAAGAAATTTCAGTAGATAATATTTCAAAAAATGCTGATGTTGCTTTGCTTTGCTTACCAAATGGACTATCTTCAACATTGACGAGGAAATTATTAGATAGAGGACTTAAAGTTATTGATTTATCTGCTGATTATAGATATAAATCTTTAGATGAATGGAAAAAAGTATATTCCAAAGAAGCTGCTATTTATAAAAGGAATGACAATGATTTGTGTAAAGAGGCGGTCTACGGACTTCCTGAAATAAATAAAGAAGCCATTTCAAAAGGAAGATTAATTGCATGTCCAGGATGTTATCCAACATCTGCTCTGATTCCATTAGTTCCTTATCTCTCGCAGGGAATTATTGAAAATGAAGGTATAGTAATTGATTCTAAAAGCGGAACTTCTGGAGGTGGTAGAGAACCAAACCAAAAGCTACTCTTATCAGAATGTGGAGAAGGTCTATCAGCATATGGATTGATAAACCATAGACATACATCAGAGATCGAGCAAGTAGCATCATTAATTTCCGGAAATAAAATCGAATTGCTTTTTACACCTCATTTAGTTCCAATTGTAAGGGGTATGCATTCGACTATATATGGGAGATTAAGAGACCCAGGACTAACTTCTGATGATTGCAGAATTCTATTGGATAATTATTATAGAAATTTCAAAAATATTAAAGTCTTACCTGTAGATACATTTCCATCAACAAAATGGGTTAAAAACACAAACCAAATTTTTCTTTCTGTTAAAGTTGATATTCGAAATGGAAGGATAATTATATTATCTGTAATTGATAATTTGTTAAAAGGACAGACTGGCCAAGCAATACAAAATTTAAACATTATTAGCGGATTTTCAATGAATGAAGGTCTTGATTTAACTAATAATTTTCCATAA
- the purN gene encoding phosphoribosylglycinamide formyltransferase: MDKSFNYIISPEISEFRKFSPKLKIGVLASGRGTNFQELINLSEKGELDVDIKVLITNKDDAGCIKRAESVKIPHKIIRDNDFPHKELFELEIVNNLINHDVELVVMAGWMKIVTPFFINKFKNKIINIHPSLLPAYKGGSAIKDSILNGSKITGCSVHFVEEEVDSGSLIMQAALSIRDDDDTESLSKRIHMLEHKILPLSISHAGFLIRNNFMENY; encoded by the coding sequence TTGGATAAATCATTTAATTACATAATTTCGCCTGAGATATCTGAATTTAGAAAATTTTCACCAAAATTAAAAATAGGTGTACTTGCTTCTGGAAGAGGAACTAACTTTCAGGAGTTAATTAACCTATCAGAAAAAGGCGAATTAGATGTAGATATTAAAGTTCTCATTACTAACAAGGATGATGCAGGTTGTATAAAAAGAGCTGAAAGTGTAAAAATACCTCACAAAATAATAAGGGACAATGACTTTCCGCATAAAGAGCTATTTGAATTAGAAATTGTAAATAATTTAATTAATCATGATGTTGAACTTGTTGTTATGGCAGGCTGGATGAAAATTGTCACTCCATTTTTTATTAATAAATTCAAGAACAAGATTATAAATATTCACCCTTCATTACTTCCTGCATATAAAGGTGGTTCTGCTATAAAGGACTCCATATTAAATGGTTCCAAAATAACTGGTTGTTCAGTACATTTTGTTGAAGAGGAGGTAGATAGTGGATCATTGATAATGCAGGCTGCATTGTCAATTAGAGATGATGATGATACTGAATCACTTTCAAAAAGAATACATATGCTTGAGCATAAAATTTTACCTCTCTCAATCTCTCATGCTGGTTTTTTGATAAGAAATAATTTTATGGAAAATTATTAG